The genome window AAAAGTATGAAGGCAGAAGCATCCTAAATATGTGTCCTTTTTAGACAAATAACTCCATAAAGAGTAGTGTGTTGCTGACACGCCACTGTGGTGTTTGCCATTTAAGAATCTATTTTAAGTTCCAAATCTGCCATTTACAATCCATCCATTTCTTGCTGATCAGACTCATTTAATATGAGAACAGTTTCTTTCCATCACAAAGAGCTCTGTGCTTAACACCCCCCTCCAGCAATGACCTGGCTTTCTTTGTTGTCATACTAAGCTTTATTTGCTGCTACAGTGTTTTGTACAAATTGACAAACTGAAAGAAGCTGTGGTGTGGTCGCAGGGTTGTGACTGGGAAAACCTGTCGCTAATTTGCTTTGTGAATTTGAGCAAATCCCTTTActgtccccatctgtaaaatggggatactgaCAGTATGCccacctttgtaaagtgctttggtaTCTGTAGAGAGAAGGTGCTGTCTAAGGGCTTGCCTTCCTGGAGAGGTGCTGCATGGCAAGCAACGGGGTAATTAGGGTTGctaactttctaattgcacaaaatcaaacacctctgccctgccccttctctgagcccGTACCCCTGCTCCTTGGGGGGTCAGTGAAAGTAAagttgggggaggcaagccctcaATCCCACCAGAGGTGTAGCGAAGGGAAGGCGGGGGAGCAGCTTCCCCCAGGCGCCACTCTAGGGGGCgtcaatttagtccccctccgctccccctgtAATCCCTCGgttcgcctgctcctcctctgtccactgccactggctggaacctcctccctgcctctttgcccccagccagaccctcctCCATCATCACTGACAGgttagtgtgggggggggggcctggccccaaactggaggggacggggaaagatgtggtacaagctccccgcctcctcccagggtcaggctcagccatgcgccaggttcggggccccaccatgtggtggtggtgggaggaggcgcaaattttgcttttgcccctgggcgcataacaccctcactatgcctctttTGCTGAGACCCTGACCCCACGAGAGCcaaactcctccctccctccatggggAGGCGGAGCAGTGTGCTGCATGCCCCCCACCACCATGAGGAAGGTAAGAGGGCAGGCAGGCGCACGGCTCCAACTTCCCTGGCccaggagcaccagggagggatgAGGGCGAGTGTCTCCAACCTTCCCAACCCCTGCGCACATGGAGggcgggcactgggggcagcaacccctacagtaggcattctggaggcggagtgtgggtggggccaggctggcgttTTTTGAAAACaatgcctccccctgcctaggctaccagacatccatgccctgctccttccatccctctccctccttcactttcactgggctaGGATatggttggggtgtaggagggtatgtctacactaccctcctagttcgaactaggagggtaatgtatgcataccgcacttgctaatgaagcccgggatttgaatttcccgggcttcattagcataagcggggagccgccatttttaaatccccgctgcttcgaaccccatgcagcgcggctacacggggctcgaactaggtagttcggactagggtgcctattccgaactaccggtacgcctcgtttcacgaggagtaacggtagttcggaataggaccctagtccgaactacctagttcgagccccgtgtagccgcgctacacggggttcgaagcagcggggatttaaaaatggcggctccccgcttatgctaatgaagcccgggaaattcaaatcccgggcttcattagcaagtgcggtatgcatacattaccccgctagttcgaactagcggggtagtgtagacatacccggagagaggTGGGAACTCTGGCTGGAGGAGCAGACTCTGGAATGGGGACAGAGATtatgggtttggggtgcaggaaggggttttgggctggagcagggcttggggggagggtgttggaggGTGGTCAGGGATCTAGCcaggagtgtgggctctgggatgggtctaggaatgaggggtttggagggggcccTAGGCTGATGGGGAGTTGTGGTGAGAGAagtccaagttggatattaggaaaaactatttcactaggagggtggtgtagcactggaataggttacctagggaagtagtggagtctccatccctagaggtgtttaagtctcggcttgacaaagccctggctgggttgatttagttgggattggtcctgcctagagcagggggctggacttgatgactttctgaggtcttttccagctctatgattctatggggcaggcagttggggggTACATGCAGGATGCAGGGTCCCAGCAACTCTTACTGCAGCTCCTAGGAAGCGGCTGCCAGGGAGGCTTGGTTTGCTGCTCTCgcgcctgcaggcaccaccaGGGGCCACAGTTCTTGTTGaccatgattccagccaatgggagctgtggagctgacACATGCAAcgggggcagtgtgcagagcttccCTGTGTTTAGGGGCTGCAGGAACCTGGCAGCCACTTCTGAGAGCCATGTAGAGCTAGGGCAAGTAGGAGCCTGCCCGGGTGCTCCActgtgctgcagacaggactTTTAATGGCTTGGTCAGCAGTGCTAACTGGAaccaccagggtccctttttgatgGGATGTTCTGGTTGAAAACCAGGTGCCTGGGAACTCTAGGTGTAAATCTATAACTCACTAGCTTGCTGTGCAGTAACTCATCATATGGACACTGCTGCAGTGGTGTGAATGTCTTGCAATGCAGTTTAGCATATAATAATTAATTGGTATTGTACATGTATCTCAGTAGTGCCTAGAGGCCACACCTAAGATCAGGGTCTGATGGTGCTTGGCTCTGTACAAACATATCAGCTCTCGATAGACTATTGGTATTCTGAAGTACTAGTCATCAAGGaacacctggacctcagcatatGAATATCGGCCTATTTGCCCCATTCCCTTACACCCTCTTTTCATTTCTAGGCTACCATAATAGAACAGACTTCTCCCATCCCAAACTGTGGGGGGTTTGGAGCTGCTGGTGAGTTTTGTTCCTCTCACCTGGAGGCTGAGCTGAAACAGCCCAACGCAGAAGTAAAAAATATGTCCCTGAGGATAGACTCAGTCTTTGTCAGGGTTGGTACCATTTTCAGGAGACTGGTGGGAGAAGGGAAACCACCAAAAGATCTTCTCTTCCCATCTACCAGCTGAATCCAAGGAAGTTCATGCTAGCTGATCACCTTCTTATTGTTTTGCTTCCTTGGTATTTGGCTGGATGAAGCTGGCATATAATCTGAATTTAAGTTAACCTTGTTTTTCCCAAAGATATTATTTTACCAGGCATGTTTATGTTGTAAACTGGAGCATGATCACAAATAgtgtagtgtgtgtgtatgtgtgtaaaagagagagagagatctgaatGCCTGGTCTCATAAGCTCAGCTGTGTGTATATATCCACTCAAAGCATAAATTATGCCCTAAACATGCTGAACACCCTACTGATCTATTAGTAACAATGGGATTTTCTCTGTGTATGCATGTTTATGTGAGGGCCTAGGGGCACTCAGGAAATGTTCAGGGTTGAAgttcaaataatttttttggCAGAACACTCTGTCCAATCTCCACTCCAGCCATTTCCAAGAATTTGAGAATAGGCAATAATATCAGCATCTGTGCAACCAATTACTGATGAGTTATATTTGTCTCCTCACTGTCTGGTCTTCCATATACAATATATTATACCTGGTGTTCCTTAGAATTTCTGTTCCAGCTCTAGCCTGACTTGCCAGGAAGTACACTTCAATGAAGTATTTCAGAAAAGAGGAGGACACAGAGGGTGTTTGATCTCAGGAGTTACAGGggtagggcctgatccaaagtctttctgttgacttaatgggttttggatcaggcccttggaGTACATCTGCAATGCAGGTTCAAGATTCAGCTGACATACCCACAGTAGCTCAGTCAGAGCAAGCACACTGAATATAGACTCTAGCCACAGCAGTGAAAATGTCAGGCTGCGCCATCTTTACCTGAGTGACATTCCATCCAAGATCCTAGGCACATACTCGCATAGCCACTCACAGCAccatggctacatttctgtctTTATCATGCTAGTTTGACCACAGCTACTACAGGTATATCTACTCAAGTGAGAAACTACGCCTTTCAGCTACAGGGCACCCTACCTCTCTCAGCAGTAGCACGTGAAGTTTAACTTGAGGTACTTACCAATATTTTCTTCCCCTCCGCTCAGCCTCCATAAACTCCCTCCAGATCTTGTCCTGCCGAACCTGATCCCTCCACAGTGGTGCCTGCTCCTGTTCCTGGGCCCGAGGTGCCTGTTTTGCTAAAACCCGACTGGCAGGCAGCGCTTTTCCAGGCTGGGCGGTGCTGAGAGGAGACGAGGATGAGGCAAGTTCCACCAAAGGTCTGGCTGCTGGTAACCGGTACCCAGCTGAGGTGGTTCTCCTAAATCCAGTTGATTTGCTTCCCATCTGCGTCTCTCCTGTTATGTGATATGCTGTCACCACTCGGAAGGCTGAGAGGCAATGCTCTCCAAGACTTTCCAGTCCCACAGCTCTCTCCTGCTTTCCTTTCTCTCCTAGCACTTTCTTTTAGTATTTGACAAGGAGCCGGTACTAAGAACCCAACTTCCAACAGGTGACCCTATGTGCGATCTTGTCTCTCCTTTATTTAATAACCTACTTCAACTAAGCAGCTGGTTTATGTTGCTTCTTTGGGGGGCTGCTAAGAGGAAGCATCATTGTAATAATAATCATAAAAAGAACAGTCGTTCTCAAAGGCTAGAGATACCAGCTGTAGCCAGCAGTTCCGAATTCTCAGCTTCTGAGACACCAGCTACTGGTGTGTGCAGTTGCAACCACTCCACGTTGGTCTCAAAGTCCCCAGAATGGCTGCTGTGTTAGTAGCAGTGTTGTCGTGTTGGCCCGGGTTAGTTTTGATCTGCGTGTGCCACTGAAACAGAACTCCTTGATAGCTGCTGGTTTTCCGCCGTGTGTTTACTGTCTCCATTGGAAACCAAGCCGGCTCATGAATATTTATTCCAGAGGGAGAGGAAACCAGTTGCTGGGGACGAGGCTATGAACTCTCATTAGGACGGaatttctgtttgtttaaaattAAGTCTTTCCAAGGATCAATGTGAGTTTCACACTTTGAAAGTCTTTTAATTTCAGGCCTGACTAAGAAAGCGCCTGTTGAAAACCCCTGCAGGCCTGAACAATGAAAAATTTGTTGAGGAAGAGTGACATTTAATTACTTGCTGCTCTCAGAGCAAGGAGCTGACCAGCTGCTAAAAGTCCCTGGGTATGCTGTGACAGATGAACACTTCCAGCTGGTAGTTGAACATTCAAACTGTCCTTCAGCCTCATTTTCCTTATAAATGCCAATGAACTGAAGAAATGAGCCAttttccattcccctcccccgctacTTTGCTGGATTCCTTCTCAGGATTTGCTCAGTGACTTGCATCCCAGATTGCTCTTCAGGGTACAGTACATGTGGCTGGTTAGCCATATGGGGTGATACTGCTCTTCAATGGCATTTACAAGCAAGCTGAAGCAGGAGGCCATTTTAAACTTTGAGCCTCAAGTCCAATGTGTTTATCAGTCAGTTCACTCTGGATTTAAACTCCGGATAGCTCAACAGCGGGGTCTCTGAGGGAGGGTAGCTATCTATATTTAGATCTGAATATATATGTAAGCTTAAAGCGATTGCCTGTAAAAGTCAATATTTGCCAACAGACATTCTCATCACTAGAGGGAGCTTCTGCACTTAGATAATGGAACAACATTGCTTTATCCTATTTTATCTTTCCATTTCCCCCCTGCTTTGTTGCTCTAAATAATTCCAAGAGAATTTCATTGGGTTTGGGGGATAGCATGACCAATTATTTATGAAACCTGATATCAGTTTAATAAGAATCTAGAACAAGACAGCTCTCTATTCTATAGTCACAAACACAAGTAGCCATTATTAGCAGGCAGATTTTCTAATTACAGCAGCTGAGAGATCTGTTTCAGATATGCTAAAGAGTATTTGGCTTGTTTGATCACTATTCATACCAATCCTCTCTGTTTCATGGTGTAGGATAGCATTCGTAGTAGTATGTTGCATTCGTAGGTTATGATATTTCAGAGCCTATTTTAATTTTCAAGATGTCTTTTCACTCTCTCTTTCCTACTATTAGCCGTGAGTTGTAATCTTAAGTATCCAGGAGCATTTTCCTTGAACAGCACTTAACCCCCTTACCATGTTCAGAGAGTGAGAGCACCTTTGCTTTCTGCACAGAATTGGGTTCAGGAATCCGTTGGAGCAGTTGGTTGCCCAACAAAATCACTGTAGCTCACTTTCaatacagtaaggctacgtctacactggccccttcttcggaaggggcatgctaattttgaaagtgggaatagggaaatccacgggggatttaaatatcccccgcgggatttaaataaacatggccgccgcttttattccggctttgggaaaagccggaaaaaagcgtctagactggcccgatcctccggaataaagccctattccggaggatctcttattcctacttcgaagatTTTCTGGGGCAGTTCCCCTGCAGGACTgtgatgagagaaactctcccgtcaacttcctttactccttgcaactcCTTGCAGTTGCACAGTCAATGAaggtgccctcagtgttcaatttagctggTCTGTATCAGACCTGCTATATCAAACAACAGAAGTGCCCTTAGAAAGGTCTCCGTATTTAAacataaatatttaaaagaatTCTGAATtatcaacatttattttaaagcttTTTGGTATAAATTTTGATAGTTGCATGAAATTATGGGTTTtaagaatttttatttatttaaatttcacagttgcaggaaataTTGGGCAGAACCAGACAATTATTTAATTGCAGTGGACACTGAGATCCAACAAGGTTAAGTGTTATAAAAGTTAAAACAACATTTTTgatatcacatgtcaaaatataaaaAGTAAATCAAACATAAGTAATTTCTGaagtagcatttttctttctttgcatttGTAAATTTAGATTTTTATTGGTGGAAATAGctttgtgtgtgtacagtgacATTGATGTTTATTGAGATTTACTGataaaaaaatctaattcttcCATACCTGTTTAAAAATTAGGTCTTGATTTGTTTCTTTTGAATTGTCAGGTTTCAattgctatatttcaaaaa of Pelodiscus sinensis isolate JC-2024 chromosome 3, ASM4963464v1, whole genome shotgun sequence contains these proteins:
- the CIMIP5 gene encoding ciliary microtubule inner protein 5, which translates into the protein MGSKSTGFRRTTSAGYRLPAARPLVELASSSSPLSTAQPGKALPASRVLAKQAPRAQEQEQAPLWRDQVRQDKIWREFMEAERRGRKYWYQNWGFLKDYDPTGKKKEQEQLPEYVPVFSDQIPNTTNQIIGSRMNTEIGKTLVNMDFFLNSGRQKKKPELEFQPS